TCTCACTTCAAAACCAAAACAAAGAATGTGATGATGCGatgaaagatatattttttaattggatTGATTAAGCAATTATAGtcttgcttcttttttttttatattaaatgatttgCCACATTTTAAGAAACAAAACCTCACGTGCGATATCCCGATAAGATTGTTTGCAAACAGCAAAGTCTGGATTGTAGGGCCATTAACGCAGGATGTTTCCTGTCTACAAGCAGTTTTAAATCTTACATCTGTCTGCGTTATCAATATTGATTTATAGTcatctacttttttttttgtttctaggTAACCAGCGTAAAGCGACTAGCTGGTGGATCACCGAAGGGTCTGCTCCATGTCACAGTATCAGTAGAATCAGAGGCGCACACAGaggtatcgttaatttgtacaTTTCTTTTTCATGCACACATAAGTGTACAAACtgctttaatttaattatagtCATGAGTTGGATACAGTTGTCATTTCATGCAGGTTTCTATatctaaattttaatgcaaacgtTTACCAGTTAACCTGAAAGGGTTAAAAACTTGGCAAGTTAATGCATTTTACTGACAGAATTTTCAagactttttaaattaaaacattttatacagTGTGCGATCTGCGTTAATGATCACAATCAACTATATAAGGATGCAATAGTTTGACTAAACTGAGATCATACTCACATGCACCGTAGTCAGATAAAATGAAACTGTGCTTAAGCCAGAGACTCTAGACCTTGTCAAGGCAGTTCACAAATGATGGAGGAAAGTAAAACCTccaaattttgcttttataaatCAGCATGGCATGTTTTTAGCACACACACATTAAGTTTATTAAACTCTGTCTCAAGTTTTTGAttccacttttcgcttgatatttcgataataatgAATACCtctgtgctcaaactacgttcatccattaatatgaaaaatgtccagattatctgttttgaaacgccccctctccCTCTTCAGGGTTCAATACACATctcaaaatagaaagtctacaggAATTTTGCATTTCATCAGCCATTAAGAAGCCtggatgataatgttgaaaaattgcgtgAGGTATCCTGATAATTCCAAATAGAgagaagatgtaaacatttcccattataaatctccgtaagaaatttttttttgttgctgtaaacttttatgagtgaaaagggataatttgtcaatgaagatatcttggatatttaccatttcatcgatttcagCTGTACTTCTTTCAtaagtatgtgtatttttattaaaaatcatcaaaaagtgatggaagcaataacttgggacagactataagaTTGTTGAATTATCACACTATTTTCCTTCCTTCTTAATGAACATTAAAACATTGAGTAGCACTAGCagtttgagatttttaaaattaattttaccaGGCATCAACTGACACGAACAGGGACATGGGCACAGTTTTCTGTGTTGCTGTGATTCAAATCTAATTAGTGATCAAACTAGCCCAACTTGAGTGGCTGATAAGATGGTTTGACTTTTAATGTATGAACCTTTCATTGTATTTGAGTTGAATCATCATTTTATTCATCAATGAATGAATATGAAAGACACTCATCGGTACTTGTCTGTAATTTAAGATTTCATTTATGGTAAgtttttaatgcaaaattttaattgttttgatgTCTTTTCCAGTTAAAGAAAATATGGCAGGGGGTGAGACTCTAATGACAGAATTGCTTGGTATGATAACAACTTTAAAATCAACTTCATTATCAGACTGAGTGTAGATAgatcaatttattttgttgtacataaaatttacataGATTGCATGCAGGGTTTTGCATGTTAAAGCTGTTAAAATGGTGTTAATTACAACTTGAAGATCATTAATTAACATTCTTTGATGAAGCTTAGATAAAGCATTTTGgtgttttgtttcaaattaattgttaagactgTGCATAATTTTGTTCATGGCATTTATTGAGAAAAGCAGGGATTTGGGCATCATCTTTAAGTTTGTTGGATTTTGATCTGACAAAAAAATTAGCCTTTGCCTTTTGGTCTTTGTCCAAAAAATTTGTGtcctttaattgttttttttgacctgtcaaaataaaaactgatatatgagttattgcccctgggaataaatttttttaatatgatgcaCGTGGAACTTATAAGCTATATTACTGTGATTTTCTATAAAAGATATTCTCAAAATTTGGAAATGACCGCTCTCACTGGCATGAGTAGAATATTGATTTGTAACATGCTCCTTTTTAGCGGATGTTGGGAGAGAAAATGATGATACTGCTGAAGTGATACTTTCAAAGACAGAAATGCAGAAAAAGCAAACTCtgaaggggatcaagttttcaGATTTTCAGGAAACCATAAAGAAGATAAATGAGGCAGAGTAAGCTCATTAAGCTCATTATTGTGTGGTGTAACATTaaaggtgtgtgtgtgtgtgtgtgggggggggggggggggggggttgaggacatttctaaaaagaaatatgaGATAATTCAGAGTCTTCCAGGcattactagtatatattaAAGTTAACATTGTTTGTGATTTCAGGTATCTAGGCATCAGAATAACCATTAAGGAAGAATTATATGGTTATGACATTCCAATTCCAGAGGGAGCAAAAATCAAACCAGAGCAAACAAAAGTTAAAGTAAGTACACAGTACTTAAAGAGATAAGACAGATGAACAGTTTCCATAGGAAACTATTGCACTGAAtgcatatatatgttttttcatCACATAATCGATgaaatgatgtttttttcttgtttatttccAGGCAGAGAAAGACACAATCAAAGTGCAAATCTCCAAAGAAACTAAGTTTAACCTGAAGTCTTACATGATGCATTAGCCTAAGGACTAAATAGTCAGGGAGACTTAAATCTGGTcccaattttgaaatttttctcagcgaaatactacatgtattatttcttctttaaaattcataattttttaaacaataattatatattttacaacgtCAAAACATAATCAAAATACTGGTACTTCTATTAGACCTCCATCTCTTTATAGATCTTTGTACACCTTGCTTTATACCAGTAcagtaaattgaaataatttttgttatttatttttttctccattttaaaaatgtacccaattttttgtgtgtgtatatgtgtattattaaattttttttcataaacacctccttttttattacatatagCCTTATTACAATAATTTGATTGTggatatgtttcaaaaaaataaattatcaaattaacatttcttaattttttatttaaacaagaggtccaggggccacatcgctcacctaaaCAACAAtagccttaactctgatcaaatcagcattacagtatcaaaatcatcttgacaattaagtacagtagatcttgctcaaAGAATTAAAGTCATCTGCTGATTTTAatccacatatttttatggtaaatatcaAGCCTCTTTGTTGTTGTATCCTTGTATCTgcaagaagatttttctcttttcttacataccccccccccccccccccccccccaccttgtGGTCCCACTTCTTCAAAGGAATCATGGTTtgatcaaactttaatctgTGCTTTAAAACAAGTTACTGCTTTTTGGACTGAATACTTTTCCAgaaaatttgaaagatttttttctatatcttccAACGTAAAAAATTTACCCCCTCAGCCCCCCctgattttctctatatattcctatgtaaaaattcatcccccaatTCTGGCCCtgccctaccccaggggaccatgattgacacaaatttgaatctacactatctgaggatgtttccacacaagtttaggCTTTTCTGGACATAGAGTCTTtaagaagaagaatttttaaagattttctctatatattccaaagTAAaaattcgcccccccccccccccccattgtcgCCCCACCTAaccccccggggaccatgattcgaacaaacttgaatctatactacctgagaatgcttccacacaagtttaagctttttgggcgtaatagtttttaagaagattttaaaatattttctctataattccaatgtaaaagtccatcctcccattgtggcccatcctaccccttgggaccatgatttgaacaaacttgaatctactttacctgaggatgcttctacacaagttacTGCTTTACTGGCCttatactttttgagaagaagattttagaaaaatacCTATAAATTTTTAACAATACTAAATTATTTACCCTTTAAAGGATGaacaaacttttaaatatcaattctatcatcttcgctagccaagggtttacgatccactcTGCTTCTCTACAACAGGAGCAgagtggatcgtaaacccttggctagcaaagatgcaattctatgtaagaatcaattATATACATAAGAGggtctggccacgcatagtaaccaattttctttaaatttcatacataaacatGCCTAGGTGTAAAACACAAAAAGACACTAAAAGTTTGGTGCTGGGGGTAACTGTTGCCATGGTAACTGAGGCTAAAGAtggaaaaatagcaaaacttacctactaaaagccatattagaaggttttgcccACTATTGTAAACTACCAAAGACATAAAACAATCTTGTTTAATTGTAAATTCTTATTCTATAGAACAAAATTAATGGAGAAgccaatacttttaaaatgttaccatggaaaccgttaaaaatttttgaaattggtCATAACAAAGTCCATGCAATATACTTTTTATTAAGGAAATTTGTCGCccgttgctatggtaactaGGCCAAGAAATAGAAAAAACTGAACAATTAAAGATGATTTTGAAATGCTATTATTCCTGAATTTAGAAGTTTTTAGCAGTTGTTTTTGTTGGAACTTGTAATATAATGCCTTAAGTTTTATTGTATACCATCAAAAACTTCTGAATTCAACATAAAAGCATTGTTGCTAtggaaaaacaagaggcccatgggcccatcgctcacctgagaaacaataggTATATTAAAATCAgattaatggagtcataatacaaactatctggacaatatacaataatacataatacatactttgtatctacactacctgaggatgctttcacacaagtttcagctttcctggctgattagtttctaaaaagaagatttttaaagattttctctatatattcctatgtaaaacttcgaccccctattgtggccctaccctacccccaggggttattattttcacaactttgaatttacactacctgaggatacttccacacaagtttcagctttgccagctaattagtttctgagaagaagatttttaaagatttactctatatattcctaagttaaactttgacaccccattgtggccctaccctacccccgggagccatgattttcacaactttgaatctacactacctgaggatgcttcaacacaagtgtcagttttaaaattgaatctacactaccggaggatgcttccacacaagtgtcagctttcctggctgattagtttatgagaagaagatttttaaagatatactctatatattcatatgttaaacttcgaccccaattgtggccccaccctacctcggggatcatgattttcacaactttgtatctacactacctgaggatgcttccacacaagtttcagcttttctggtcttatggttcatgagatgaagatttttgaaaatttctcgaaaattttcataagttcctaattatctccctttgcaaaagggcgtggtccttaattttcacaactttaaatccccttaggctaagaatgctttgtgccaagtttggttgaaattggcccagtgtttcttgagaagatgttgaaaatgtgaaaagtttacagacagacggacagacagacaaaatgtgatcagaatagctcctTTAAGCTTTCAGCtccggtgagctaaaaagctgCATAGAAAATCTGACATAGAAATTCTTACATTTTgaaaagtccatagcaacggCAATTATTCTTGGCAAATGTCAGATTTGTTTTAAGTTGCTTTCAAGTCTAGGACATACTTGATATTTTCTCAccaaatgatataatttatctatactttatatatgaataataaccattgaaaaatgactcaaaatattagaatatatcatatttttcagcattttaccatagcaacggttctcaatttctatttttaaattcttaattgcAAAACCATAATAGTGTGTACCAAAAAACTCAAGGTTTGCaattattattcaaattaaatgaaaaaaatcatactttgaaatttctttttagttaccatggaaacactttttaaatatttgtttctccataaatgtttttctttttcttgaaaaatgacaattttgttTGATAATATATTCTACCCTATAAGCCCCAAGTTGTGCATATTACTCACAATAAGTTCTCTAATAAGCATTAGAGtgtcatttttacatctttaccctctgttaccatggcaacgagaccacatagcaacaaataaatggtgttaggcttttttacttattaaagtctattaaattgtaaaatatagcGAAAATCCGCCACTTTGCATGGCCActgaattttgattcttacatagaattgatcttaaattCCCTTcacccaatgatgctttgtgccatgtttggttgaaatctgcccactGGTactggagaagaagatgaaaatatgaaaagtttacaatgaCGCCAACGACTACAGACAAccgacaaattttgatcagaaaagctcactggagctcaggtgagctaaaaatgagtTACACTTGGTccgatttatttattattggttGATATAGTTCCACTGAGCAGATTGTTAAGAATCCTTTTACAAGGATGAGAGTCCTGGACCATACACTGCAGTACTGTAATCAAATGACCTCCAAATCAGATCACAATTTAAATGGATTTAAATTCCTCAGTATTTGCAGCCAGAGAGACATTGCATGATTCAATGTTTAGATGCAGATAGGAAATTAAAAGCTAAGAAAAAGAATTCAACCCAATcaccattttcaaaataaattcacaaaattttaataatgtGTTTCACTTTTCAAAAGAACTAGCATCAAATCGAAACTAATTAATGGAAACCTTACTTTATTGGATGtacacatttttcatttttttttctacatacaGGTTCATTGGGCCCCATTTTATGTATCAgtatgtaaaaatgtatttgtaaTTAATTGTAGGGAGAGGACAACGTAAGTTCTTGAACTGTACCTTATGTACAGTTTGTGTAAAAGTTGCAAAAAATATCTTCACACTAAACTACCCAATCACACCATTTTATGCTGCATAAAAACCATACTGATACAATCAGAGCAGACAAACTAGTTTTTAGTCTTTATTGAAAGTAAActcaataataaatttaaagacATTCATAACATTTCTGTAGCTATTCACAACTGACAACTAAAGAAACACAAAAACTGGAACCGGTTTAAAATACGGGTGTTGCTAAAACATGGTTAAGAAAatgtaatgaaaacaaatttaaaggaAACTGTCGGTTCGTCAGTAATTCTATAGAATTTCCTTTggaaaataaagattaaaaacagACACTATTTTCTGTTCCATACTATTGCAACACCCGTTACAGAATGTGTCTGAAGAACTTCATACT
This is a stretch of genomic DNA from Crassostrea angulata isolate pt1a10 chromosome 4, ASM2561291v2, whole genome shotgun sequence. It encodes these proteins:
- the LOC128182306 gene encoding uncharacterized protein LOC128182306, which codes for MFKSWSFGEKSLILVPSKSQKDSNTKGNQRKATSWWITEGSAPCHSISRIRGAHRVKENMAGGETLMTELLADVGRENDDTAEVILSKTEMQKKQTLKGIKFSDFQETIKKINEAEYLGIRITIKEELYGYDIPIPEGAKIKPEQTKVKAEKDTIKVQISKETKFNLKSYMMH